A DNA window from Proteiniborus ethanoligenes contains the following coding sequences:
- the pyk gene encoding pyruvate kinase, translating to MKKTKIVCTIGPASESEGVFEKLVLNGLNVARLNFSHGTHEEHKKRIDVIKKVRENLDIPVAIMLDTKGPEIRTGDFKDGTVELVEGQEFTLTTRDVLGDDKICSITYEGLPNDVKPGDVILIDDGLIELNVIDVINNSDIRCKVINPGPIKNHKGVNVPGIKINLPAVTKKDIDDIIFGIKNEIDFIAASFIRKASDVIEIRRVLEEHAANNIQIISKIENQEGVDNIDEIIQVSDGIMVARGDLGVEIPTEEIPLVQKSIIKKCNEEGKPVITATQMLDSMMRNPRPTRAEVTDVANAILDGTDAIMLSGETAAGKYPLEAVKTMANIALRTEHSLDYKEMIRNKSIGRDITVTNAISHATCSTAQDLGAAAIVTATSSGYTAKAVSKFRPAAPIVAVTPKKDVMRKLMLVWGVYAILSSSVDSTDEVIDSSVESAIKKGYIKQGDLIVITAGIPVGVAGSTNLIKVHIVGEILIKGTGIGNTSAKGKICIVNNINDLESKFKAGDILVAVDTDRDMVAYMEKAAAIITEHGGLTSHAAIVGLNIGKPVIVGAADATTILKDGELVTIDSIRGLVYRGETTVL from the coding sequence ATGAAAAAAACTAAAATTGTATGTACAATAGGACCAGCATCGGAAAGCGAAGGGGTATTTGAAAAATTAGTATTAAATGGTTTGAATGTAGCTAGATTAAACTTTTCTCATGGAACCCATGAGGAGCATAAGAAAAGAATAGATGTTATTAAAAAAGTAAGAGAAAACCTTGATATTCCTGTAGCCATTATGTTAGATACTAAAGGACCTGAAATAAGAACAGGAGATTTTAAAGACGGTACAGTCGAACTTGTTGAAGGTCAAGAGTTTACCTTAACTACTAGAGATGTTCTTGGAGACGACAAAATATGCAGCATTACATATGAAGGCTTACCTAATGATGTTAAACCAGGAGATGTTATATTAATTGATGATGGACTTATTGAATTAAATGTTATAGATGTAATTAATAATTCTGATATAAGGTGCAAGGTTATTAACCCAGGACCTATTAAAAATCATAAGGGTGTAAATGTACCTGGGATTAAGATAAACTTGCCAGCAGTAACGAAAAAAGATATAGATGATATAATATTTGGCATTAAAAATGAAATTGATTTTATAGCTGCTTCTTTTATTAGAAAGGCTTCAGACGTTATTGAAATAAGAAGAGTATTGGAAGAACACGCAGCTAATAATATTCAGATAATATCTAAAATAGAAAACCAAGAAGGCGTAGATAATATAGACGAGATAATACAGGTTTCAGATGGAATAATGGTAGCTAGGGGAGACCTTGGAGTAGAGATACCAACTGAAGAGATACCACTTGTTCAAAAATCAATTATTAAAAAATGTAATGAAGAAGGTAAGCCCGTAATCACTGCTACCCAGATGCTAGATTCAATGATGAGAAATCCAAGACCTACAAGAGCAGAGGTTACAGATGTTGCAAATGCAATATTAGATGGTACAGATGCCATTATGCTTTCAGGAGAAACAGCTGCTGGGAAATACCCATTAGAGGCTGTTAAGACGATGGCCAATATTGCTCTTAGAACAGAGCATTCACTTGATTACAAAGAGATGATTCGCAACAAATCAATTGGAAGAGATATTACTGTAACTAATGCAATTAGTCATGCTACTTGCTCTACAGCTCAGGATTTAGGCGCTGCAGCAATAGTAACAGCTACATCATCTGGCTATACGGCAAAGGCAGTTTCTAAATTTAGACCTGCTGCTCCAATTGTTGCAGTAACCCCTAAAAAGGATGTTATGAGAAAGCTTATGCTAGTATGGGGCGTATATGCAATATTATCTAGTAGCGTTGATTCAACTGATGAGGTAATAGATTCATCTGTAGAAAGTGCTATTAAAAAAGGTTATATAAAACAAGGAGATTTAATTGTAATTACTGCAGGAATACCAGTAGGAGTAGCTGGAAGTACAAACCTAATTAAGGTGCATATAGTGGGAGAAATCTTGATTAAAGGTACTGGAATAGGAAACACTTCTGCAAAGGGTAAAATTTGTATAGTGAATAATATAAATGACCTAGAAAGCAAGTTTAAAGCTGGAGATATACTTGTGGCAGTAGATACAGATAGAGATATGGTAGCATATATGGAAAAAGCGGCTGCTATAATAACAGAGCATGGTGGGCTTACATCTCATGCTGCGATTGTAGGATTGAATATTGGTAAGCCAGTAATAGTAGGTGCAGCTGATGCTACTACAATACTTAAAGATGGAGAATTAGTTACTATAGATAGCATTAGAGGACTTGTATATAGAGGAGAGACTACTGTCCTATAA
- a CDS encoding acyl-CoA thioesterase: MTNETIIRARYAETDQMGIIYHANYFIWFEIGRTEFFRQLSMDYKELEEKDILLPVIDVGCKYVQSAKYDDEVIIRTKLSTLKGVRVTFEYEVIRKEDNELLAKGYTIHAFVTKELKPANLRKKLPEVWEALEGSIEK, from the coding sequence ATGACAAATGAAACAATTATTAGAGCTAGATATGCTGAAACTGACCAAATGGGAATAATATACCACGCAAATTACTTTATATGGTTTGAAATAGGAAGAACAGAATTTTTTAGACAGCTTTCTATGGATTATAAAGAGTTAGAGGAAAAAGATATATTGCTTCCTGTCATAGATGTAGGCTGCAAATATGTTCAATCTGCAAAATATGATGATGAAGTTATAATTAGAACAAAGCTTTCTACATTAAAAGGAGTAAGGGTAACATTTGAGTATGAGGTAATAAGGAAAGAAGATAATGAATTATTAGCAAAAGGCTATACTATACATGCCTTTGTAACAAAAGAGCTTAAGCCAGCAAATCTAAGAAAAAAGCTACCAGAAGTTTGGGAGGCACTGGAAGGAAGTATTGAAAAATAA
- a CDS encoding AbgT family transporter: MPDNNNEKKGVLNSLERLGNRLPHPIYIFMIMALIVVIISALAAGTKMIHPGTGNEEVVKSLISREGIIWILDNVVKNFTKFPPLGMVLVMMIGLGLAEEAGLLRTLLRKVIVGAPKTLVTFIIVFAGIMGNIAGSATFVVIPPLGGLIFKTLKRHPIAGIAAGFSGVAAGLSANLLITPTDILSAGITEKAAQIINPEILVHPAVNWYFMIASTIVLSLVGVFVTERIVEPRLGAYDAQYAGDADYADEEGLMLITADERKGLKNAGIISLLYFILIALLVIPRNGLLREPVTGTIVPSPFISSMIPILLVWFILAALAYGIGAKSIRNSNDVVKYMTDAMKSFAGFIVLCFFAAQFVEFFAYTNLGLLLAVNGAGFLKSSGFVGIPLAIVFIIFVSLINFLIGSSSAKWALLAPIFVPMFMQVGFSPAYTQAAYRIADSVTNCISPLEPFLPFIIICAQRFDKRSGLGTVISTMIPYALVYLAAWTLLLVLWSLLNIPLGPGAFMNL; this comes from the coding sequence ATGCCTGATAATAATAACGAAAAAAAAGGAGTATTAAATTCACTAGAAAGACTAGGAAACAGATTGCCACACCCTATTTATATTTTTATGATAATGGCACTAATCGTTGTAATAATTTCGGCCCTAGCTGCTGGAACAAAGATGATTCATCCTGGAACCGGCAATGAGGAGGTCGTTAAAAGTCTTATTTCAAGAGAAGGTATAATCTGGATATTGGATAATGTTGTAAAAAACTTTACTAAATTCCCTCCGCTGGGAATGGTTTTAGTCATGATGATAGGCTTGGGATTAGCAGAAGAAGCAGGTTTATTAAGAACATTACTTAGAAAAGTAATCGTAGGGGCACCTAAGACCTTAGTAACCTTCATAATCGTATTTGCTGGTATTATGGGTAATATTGCTGGCAGTGCTACTTTTGTAGTTATTCCTCCCCTTGGTGGGCTAATCTTTAAAACTTTAAAAAGACATCCTATAGCAGGTATAGCTGCTGGATTTTCTGGTGTTGCTGCAGGACTAAGTGCAAATCTTTTAATCACTCCCACAGATATTCTATCTGCAGGAATAACAGAAAAAGCTGCTCAAATAATAAACCCTGAGATTTTAGTTCATCCAGCAGTTAACTGGTATTTTATGATTGCATCTACAATAGTGCTATCATTAGTAGGTGTATTTGTAACTGAAAGAATAGTTGAGCCTAGACTTGGAGCATATGATGCTCAATATGCAGGTGATGCAGATTATGCAGATGAAGAAGGATTAATGCTTATTACAGCAGATGAGAGAAAAGGATTGAAAAACGCTGGGATAATTTCCTTATTATATTTTATCTTAATAGCCTTATTGGTTATTCCTAGAAATGGTTTACTCAGAGAGCCTGTTACTGGAACTATCGTTCCTTCTCCATTTATATCATCTATGATACCTATTCTTCTCGTTTGGTTTATACTTGCTGCTTTAGCATATGGGATTGGTGCAAAATCAATAAGAAATTCTAATGATGTTGTAAAATACATGACTGATGCTATGAAATCCTTTGCTGGATTTATTGTATTATGCTTCTTTGCAGCTCAATTTGTAGAATTTTTTGCTTACACTAATTTAGGGCTATTATTAGCTGTAAATGGAGCAGGATTCCTTAAATCAAGTGGTTTTGTCGGAATTCCATTAGCTATTGTATTTATTATTTTTGTTTCACTGATTAACTTTTTAATAGGCAGTTCATCAGCTAAATGGGCATTACTTGCACCTATATTTGTTCCAATGTTTATGCAGGTGGGATTTTCACCGGCTTATACACAAGCAGCATATCGTATTGCTGACTCAGTAACAAACTGTATATCACCACTTGAGCCTTTCTTACCATTCATAATAATTTGTGCTCAACGCTTTGATAAAAGATCAGGCTTAGGTACAGTAATTTCTACAATGATTCCATATGCGTTAGTTTATCTTGCAGCTTGGACATTGTTGTTAGTGTTATGGTCATTATTAAATATACCATTAGGGCCAGGAGCATTTATGAACTTATAG
- a CDS encoding DNA polymerase III subunit alpha, protein MIRKDNNKFIHLHVHTQYSLLDGASRVNKLLDKAKELGMDSIAITDHGVMYGIVDFYKTAVKKGVKPILGCEVYISKGKYTEKDPVRDKGQYHLVLLAENNEGYSNLMKIVSEGFINGFYYRPRVDHSILKKYSKGIIALSSCLAGEVQQYLLEDNYDKAKRTALLYNDIFGQGNFYLELQDHGIREQKLVNQQLLKLSKETDIPLVATNDVHYINKEDSKFHDVLLCIQTGKTLEDEERMKFPSSEFYLKSYEEMKSLFNGFNGALENTVQIAERCNVELDFNTLHLPGYTAPDGLTNSEYLRKLCYEGLKIKYKEIKEELIERLEYEIQTIENMGYVDYFLIVWDFIKYAKDNGIMVGPGRGSAAGSLVSYTLGIIDIDPIKYGLLFERFLNPERVSMPDIDIDFCYERREEVIDYVISKYGSDKVAQIATFGTMAARAAIRDVGRAINMSYGEVDFIAKQIPMELGITIDRALEINKKLKESYDEDEDVKELIDLARSVEGLPRHTSTHAAGVVISKLPITEYVPLSRNNDSITTQFTMTELEELGLLKMDFLGLRTLTVIRDAVKLIEDNHGIKIDFSDSNYDDPEIYRMFSKGETLGIFQFESSGMRQFLKELKPTGFENIVAANSLYRPGPMNQIPRYIQNKNNPDSIKYLHSKLEPILDVTYGCMVYQEQVMQIVRDIGGFSMGRSDLVRRAMGKKKMDVMEEERKHFIYGKKNEKGEMEITGAIRNGVDEETANKIYDEMIDFANYAFNKSHSAAYAVVAYETAWLKHYYPVEFMAALITSIMGNTTSVSLYIQECKRLGIRILPPDINESHSKFTVSHKAIRFGLAAIKNVGAAAIDSIVKTREKSGKFSSFIDFCQRVDLNVINKRMIESMIKCGAFDSLGGNRAQLLAIYERILEGINQDRKRNVEGQFSLFESLSPESNPDLSIHILPNINEFPERTLLSMEKEMTGVYISGHPLSSYAEELRKISKITSADIVEGMESIEIDKDTIRDGKMVTIGGIIVKKQNKITKNNNMMAFATLEDLFGTIELIIFPATFDKYNKLIYEDSIVVIDGRLSINEEEEPKIIVETIRPLSKFKKEKLYIKIPKDKPLEYLEQIKEVLSQHNGQMPVYVYLEKKKSTIMADRDYWVNANEDLLNILEKMLGKDCIKVC, encoded by the coding sequence ATGATTAGAAAAGATAATAATAAATTCATACATCTTCATGTCCATACCCAATACAGCTTGTTAGATGGTGCATCTAGAGTCAACAAGCTTTTAGACAAGGCTAAAGAGCTTGGTATGGATAGTATAGCTATAACTGACCACGGAGTAATGTATGGGATAGTAGACTTTTATAAAACGGCAGTAAAAAAAGGAGTTAAGCCAATATTAGGATGCGAAGTGTATATATCTAAGGGGAAATATACTGAAAAAGACCCAGTTAGGGATAAAGGTCAATACCATCTCGTGCTTTTGGCAGAAAATAATGAAGGCTATTCAAATCTAATGAAGATAGTATCAGAGGGTTTTATAAATGGATTTTATTATAGACCAAGGGTAGATCATTCTATACTCAAAAAGTATAGTAAAGGCATAATTGCACTAAGCTCTTGTCTTGCAGGAGAAGTTCAGCAATACCTTCTTGAAGATAACTATGATAAAGCTAAAAGAACAGCTTTATTGTATAATGATATTTTTGGACAAGGAAATTTTTACTTAGAGCTACAAGATCATGGTATAAGAGAACAAAAATTAGTTAACCAACAACTGCTAAAGCTAAGCAAAGAGACAGACATTCCTTTAGTGGCTACTAATGATGTTCACTATATAAACAAAGAAGATTCAAAATTTCATGATGTTCTTCTATGTATACAAACAGGAAAAACCCTAGAGGACGAGGAAAGAATGAAATTCCCATCCTCTGAATTTTATCTAAAATCCTATGAAGAAATGAAATCCTTATTTAATGGATTTAATGGTGCTCTAGAGAATACAGTACAAATTGCCGAACGATGCAACGTAGAGCTGGACTTTAATACTCTTCATTTGCCTGGATATACTGCACCTGATGGCTTAACAAACTCAGAATATCTTAGGAAGTTGTGCTACGAAGGATTAAAAATAAAATACAAGGAAATAAAAGAAGAATTAATTGAACGTCTAGAATATGAAATACAGACCATTGAAAATATGGGATATGTAGATTATTTTTTAATTGTTTGGGATTTTATTAAATATGCAAAAGACAACGGAATTATGGTAGGTCCTGGACGAGGCTCTGCTGCAGGAAGCTTAGTATCCTATACCCTGGGGATTATAGACATAGACCCTATCAAATACGGATTGTTATTTGAAAGATTTTTAAATCCTGAAAGAGTGTCTATGCCAGATATAGATATAGATTTTTGCTATGAAAGAAGAGAAGAGGTAATAGATTATGTCATATCTAAATATGGTAGCGATAAGGTAGCCCAGATTGCTACATTCGGTACTATGGCAGCAAGAGCGGCTATTAGAGATGTGGGCAGGGCAATAAACATGTCGTATGGAGAAGTAGATTTTATTGCAAAGCAAATACCTATGGAATTAGGTATAACAATAGATAGGGCTCTTGAAATAAACAAAAAATTAAAAGAATCCTACGATGAAGATGAGGATGTGAAAGAGTTAATAGATCTTGCTAGATCAGTGGAGGGTCTTCCTAGACATACATCAACTCATGCTGCTGGTGTGGTTATATCAAAGCTACCTATAACAGAATACGTACCATTATCAAGGAATAATGACAGTATTACTACACAGTTTACAATGACCGAACTAGAAGAGCTAGGTCTATTAAAGATGGACTTTTTAGGACTTAGAACTCTTACAGTTATTAGGGATGCAGTAAAGCTTATTGAAGATAATCATGGGATCAAGATAGATTTTTCAGATTCAAATTATGATGATCCAGAGATATATAGGATGTTTAGTAAAGGGGAAACCTTAGGAATATTTCAGTTTGAAAGCTCTGGAATGAGACAGTTTTTAAAAGAGTTAAAGCCTACAGGCTTTGAAAATATAGTTGCAGCCAACTCTCTTTATAGACCTGGTCCCATGAATCAGATACCGAGATATATTCAAAACAAAAACAACCCTGATTCTATTAAGTACTTACATTCTAAGCTGGAGCCTATACTAGATGTTACTTATGGCTGTATGGTTTATCAGGAGCAGGTAATGCAGATTGTAAGAGATATAGGCGGCTTCTCCATGGGGCGTTCTGACTTAGTTAGAAGAGCTATGGGAAAGAAAAAAATGGATGTAATGGAGGAAGAAAGAAAGCATTTCATATATGGAAAGAAAAATGAAAAAGGTGAGATGGAAATTACAGGAGCCATAAGGAACGGAGTAGATGAGGAGACTGCCAATAAAATATATGATGAAATGATTGACTTTGCTAATTATGCATTTAACAAATCACATTCTGCTGCATATGCTGTAGTTGCATATGAAACAGCTTGGCTTAAGCACTATTATCCTGTTGAGTTTATGGCTGCACTTATTACAAGTATAATGGGGAATACTACATCGGTTTCATTATATATTCAGGAGTGTAAAAGGCTGGGAATTAGAATACTTCCGCCAGATATTAATGAAAGCCACTCTAAATTTACAGTTTCTCATAAAGCTATTAGATTTGGTCTTGCTGCAATTAAGAATGTAGGAGCAGCTGCAATAGATTCTATTGTAAAAACAAGAGAGAAAAGTGGGAAATTCAGCAGCTTTATAGACTTTTGTCAAAGAGTGGACTTAAATGTTATCAACAAAAGAATGATTGAGAGTATGATTAAATGTGGTGCATTTGACTCTTTAGGGGGGAATAGGGCACAGCTTTTAGCCATATATGAGAGGATATTGGAAGGTATTAATCAAGATAGAAAAAGAAATGTAGAAGGACAATTTTCACTATTTGAATCCCTTAGCCCAGAAAGCAATCCAGATTTAAGTATCCATATACTACCAAACATAAATGAGTTTCCAGAAAGAACTTTATTGTCTATGGAAAAAGAAATGACAGGAGTCTACATCAGCGGGCATCCCCTATCTTCTTATGCTGAAGAACTTAGAAAAATTTCTAAAATAACTAGCGCAGATATTGTTGAAGGAATGGAAAGCATTGAAATAGACAAAGACACTATTAGAGACGGCAAAATGGTTACTATTGGTGGAATCATAGTAAAGAAACAAAATAAGATTACAAAAAATAATAATATGATGGCATTTGCAACTCTTGAAGATTTATTTGGAACCATAGAGCTTATTATTTTTCCTGCAACCTTTGATAAGTATAATAAACTAATATATGAAGACAGCATTGTCGTAATTGATGGAAGACTTAGCATAAATGAAGAGGAGGAACCAAAGATAATAGTTGAAACAATAAGACCTCTTTCTAAATTTAAAAAAGAAAAGCTCTATATTAAAATACCAAAGGATAAGCCATTAGAATATCTTGAACAGATAAAAGAGGTATTATCTCAACACAATGGGCAGATGCCTGTTTATGTCTATTTAGAGAAGAAAAAAAGCACCATAATGGCAGATAGAGATTATTGGGTAAATGCAAATGAAGACCTTCTTAATATACTTGAAAAGATGCTTGGAAAAGATTGCATAAAAGTATGTTGA
- a CDS encoding FprA family A-type flavoprotein, which translates to MNVTNVTNDIYQLSVNVEDILFEGLWEIPNGVSLNSYIIKGEKTAIVDGVCGWDGVPESLFALLDKLNIAPESIEYLIINHMEPDHSGWIEDFKKINSNFKVVCSKKSAELLEAFYGHTENIIHVTDKDTLDLGKGHILKFVEIPNVHWPDTIATFDTLTGTLFSCDAFGSFGRATSSNYDDMLSKEEIDFYEKEAVRYYSNIVAAFSMPVKKAIQKCSDLPIKIVAPGHGIVWRKNPNKIIEDYSRYASYQKGPAQEEITIIWGSMYGMTEKAVQHAIDVLEKEKIKVHVHRVPETSWGTILASAWTSTGIILAMPTYEYKMFPPLAAVLEELGKKKVQNRKAFRFGSYGWSGGAQKELDEIISKYCMNWDFLEPVEFKGRPEPKDLELITEKLRTLVGEVRELTNE; encoded by the coding sequence ATGAATGTTACAAATGTAACTAATGACATTTATCAGCTTTCGGTAAATGTAGAAGATATATTGTTTGAAGGTCTATGGGAAATCCCAAATGGAGTTTCATTAAATTCTTATATAATTAAAGGGGAAAAAACTGCAATCGTAGATGGTGTCTGTGGATGGGATGGAGTGCCTGAAAGCTTATTTGCATTATTAGATAAGCTAAATATTGCACCTGAATCTATAGAGTATCTTATAATAAACCATATGGAGCCTGACCATTCAGGATGGATTGAAGATTTTAAAAAGATAAACTCTAATTTTAAAGTTGTATGCAGTAAAAAATCAGCAGAATTATTAGAAGCCTTTTATGGACATACGGAAAATATAATACATGTTACAGATAAGGATACATTAGATTTAGGGAAAGGCCATATTTTGAAATTTGTAGAAATACCTAATGTACATTGGCCAGATACAATAGCTACCTTCGATACATTAACAGGAACTTTATTTTCCTGCGATGCCTTTGGATCCTTTGGAAGAGCTACAAGCTCTAACTACGATGATATGCTCAGCAAAGAGGAAATAGATTTTTATGAAAAGGAGGCGGTAAGATATTATTCAAATATTGTAGCAGCCTTTTCTATGCCTGTTAAAAAAGCTATCCAAAAGTGTTCTGATTTGCCTATTAAAATTGTTGCACCTGGTCACGGAATTGTATGGAGGAAAAACCCTAATAAAATCATAGAAGATTACTCTAGGTATGCATCATATCAAAAAGGACCTGCACAAGAAGAAATAACTATTATCTGGGGCTCTATGTATGGTATGACAGAAAAAGCAGTTCAACATGCTATTGATGTATTAGAAAAGGAAAAAATAAAAGTTCATGTCCATAGAGTACCAGAAACATCTTGGGGAACAATTTTAGCATCTGCTTGGACCTCAACAGGAATAATTCTTGCTATGCCAACCTATGAATATAAAATGTTTCCACCACTAGCAGCAGTATTAGAAGAGCTAGGAAAGAAAAAGGTGCAAAACAGAAAAGCATTTAGATTCGGCTCCTATGGTTGGTCAGGTGGGGCGCAGAAAGAATTAGATGAAATTATAAGTAAATACTGCATGAACTGGGACTTCCTAGAACCTGTAGAGTTTAAAGGAAGGCCAGAACCAAAAGACTTGGAATTAATTACAGAAAAGCTTAGGACTTTAGTAGGTGAAGTAAGAGAATTGACAAATGAATAA
- the pfkA gene encoding 6-phosphofructokinase yields MNTIGVLTSGGDAPGMNAAIRAVVRTSIYNNLRIMGIKQGYNGLINGNIYEMNISSVADIIHRGGTMLKTARCDEFTTEAGREKAMTVLKVFGIDGLVVIGGNGSLKGARELSKLGFPTIGIPGTIDNDLGYTDFTIGFDTAINTVIDAIGKIRDTSTSHGRANIIEVMGRHCGDIALYSGLAGGAESIIVPEEGFHIEEVCKRLIQSKNRGKLHSIILLAEGVGNIGNAYELGDEIQKYTDIDTRVTILGHLQRGGSPTAFDRIIASKMGAKAVEILMEGKTSRALGIKSNKVFDMDIEEALSVENKFDTETYELTKILSI; encoded by the coding sequence ATGAACACAATAGGGGTGTTGACAAGTGGAGGCGATGCACCTGGAATGAATGCTGCCATAAGGGCAGTTGTAAGAACTAGTATATATAATAATTTGAGAATTATGGGAATTAAGCAAGGATATAATGGATTGATAAATGGGAATATATATGAAATGAATATTTCTTCAGTTGCAGACATTATCCACAGAGGAGGCACTATGCTAAAGACAGCCAGATGTGATGAGTTTACAACTGAAGCAGGCAGAGAAAAAGCTATGACAGTGTTGAAGGTATTTGGAATAGATGGCTTAGTTGTCATAGGTGGCAATGGATCTCTTAAGGGAGCTAGAGAGCTATCAAAATTAGGCTTCCCGACTATAGGAATCCCTGGAACTATAGATAATGATTTGGGTTATACAGATTTCACTATTGGTTTTGATACGGCAATAAACACAGTAATAGATGCTATTGGTAAAATAAGGGACACTTCAACCTCACATGGTAGGGCAAATATAATAGAGGTTATGGGTAGACATTGTGGAGATATTGCTCTTTATTCAGGGTTAGCAGGTGGTGCTGAAAGTATAATAGTACCCGAGGAGGGATTTCATATAGAGGAAGTTTGTAAAAGACTTATTCAAAGTAAAAATAGAGGAAAGTTACATAGTATAATCCTTCTTGCAGAAGGTGTAGGTAATATAGGAAATGCATATGAGCTTGGAGACGAAATACAAAAGTATACCGATATAGATACTAGAGTTACTATATTAGGTCATCTTCAGAGAGGTGGAAGTCCCACTGCCTTTGATAGAATAATAGCTAGCAAAATGGGGGCTAAAGCAGTAGAGATTCTTATGGAAGGAAAAACTTCAAGGGCCCTAGGAATTAAAAGTAATAAAGTATTTGATATGGACATAGAGGAAGCACTTTCAGTAGAGAATAAATTTGATACGGAAACTTATGAATTAACTAAAATTTTATCTATATAG
- a CDS encoding aldo/keto reductase, whose protein sequence is MIKRLLGRTGLEISIIGFGGIPIQRLDKESAVILIEELYKQGINFIDTARGYTTSEELIGHGLKKIGRDKFILATKSMSRDYESMKRDIQISLNNLKTDYIELYQVHNVRTEEEYSKILSEDGALKALLEAKEKGSIKHIGITSHDLNIIEKGAESGHFSTIQFPYNPVERQAEELFKRAKELGLGVIVMKPLAGGAIINKELSLRFVLENNNISVAIPGMDSVEQIITNSKLGIEYRSLNDEERAIILSEAKELGSEFCRRCGYCAPCPQRIDIPVQFLMEGYYTRYNLKDWAKERYLSMENKAVDCIECGICETRCPYDLPIRRMLKKVAYNLG, encoded by the coding sequence TTGATAAAAAGGTTACTAGGAAGGACAGGCTTAGAAATATCTATAATTGGTTTTGGAGGCATACCTATACAAAGATTAGATAAAGAATCTGCAGTAATTTTAATAGAAGAGCTTTATAAGCAAGGAATAAACTTTATCGATACAGCCAGAGGCTATACAACAAGCGAAGAGCTTATCGGACATGGACTTAAGAAGATAGGAAGGGATAAATTTATATTAGCAACTAAATCTATGTCTAGGGATTACGAAAGTATGAAAAGAGATATACAAATAAGTCTAAATAATTTAAAGACTGATTATATTGAGCTTTATCAAGTACATAATGTAAGAACAGAAGAAGAGTATAGCAAGATTTTGAGTGAAGATGGAGCTTTAAAAGCACTTTTAGAAGCAAAAGAAAAAGGAAGCATCAAACACATTGGTATAACTAGCCATGATTTAAATATTATAGAAAAGGGAGCAGAGTCAGGACATTTTTCTACAATTCAATTTCCATATAATCCTGTAGAAAGACAAGCAGAGGAGTTGTTTAAAAGAGCAAAGGAGCTAGGACTTGGTGTAATAGTTATGAAGCCATTAGCCGGAGGAGCTATTATTAATAAAGAGCTTTCATTAAGATTTGTTTTAGAAAATAATAATATTTCGGTTGCAATACCAGGAATGGATAGCGTTGAGCAAATTATAACCAATAGTAAGCTAGGAATAGAATATAGAAGCCTTAATGATGAAGAAAGGGCTATTATTTTATCAGAAGCTAAGGAGTTAGGATCAGAATTCTGCAGAAGATGTGGATACTGTGCTCCATGTCCACAAAGAATAGACATTCCTGTTCAATTTCTAATGGAAGGGTATTATACAAGATATAACTTAAAGGATTGGGCAAAGGAAAGATATTTGTCTATGGAAAATAAAGCAGTAGACTGTATAGAATGTGGAATATGCGAAACAAGATGTCCTTATGATTTGCCTATAAGAAGGATGCTTAAAAAAGTAGCATATAATTTAGGATAA